The Mesobacillus jeotgali genome window below encodes:
- a CDS encoding thioesterase family protein, which produces MIISTREIEVRYAETDQMGVVYHANYLVWMELGRTQLIKDLGFNYAEMEKDGIISPVLDIQASYKKPLRYGDTATIKTWVEEYDGIRSVYKYEIFNGNGELALTGSSKHVCVKKDSFRPISLKRSFPDWHEAYLQAVKKPEDEKEQV; this is translated from the coding sequence ATGATCATTTCTACAAGGGAGATTGAAGTACGCTATGCGGAGACAGACCAGATGGGTGTTGTCTATCACGCAAATTATCTAGTGTGGATGGAGCTGGGCAGGACACAATTAATCAAAGATCTCGGATTTAATTATGCAGAGATGGAGAAGGACGGAATCATCTCGCCTGTACTCGATATTCAAGCATCTTATAAAAAACCACTGAGATATGGAGATACAGCCACGATCAAAACCTGGGTTGAGGAATATGATGGCATTCGCTCTGTCTATAAATATGAGATCTTCAATGGTAATGGTGAGCTTGCTCTTACTGGGAGTTCAAAACATGTCTGTGTGAAGAAGGATAGCTTCCGGCCGATTTCTTTAAAAAGGAGTTTTCCGGACTGGCACGAAGCATATTTACAG
- a CDS encoding AAA family ATPase, whose translation MNQQKKQIPMDEQIKLWEEEIHTKGYIQDEASLITAIRSLTKSEDKVKLSQTLTLAAQSRAKRNGFDSLVLEWLKTAIESDSANKKAKSLLARNQWKNKGNLFDQLVYPRIRETDNRALKKKTAEQYIDISQQFLSHAEEELDDLKGQHFDKDTESESKFNRLTGLLEKAIEETAALLKATELYEESVTGVFHTAIHYEEMQKRLHSLEEIRLLWEQEFQEDSEIEKQAESDPLAELNKMVGLESVKDRVNDFYRFLKYQQKRKELGLQTKDDQSLNMVLTGNPGTGKTSLARLLAKIYHQLGVLPREEIIEADRSQLVGAYVGQTEENVRKVVEQALGGVLFIDEAYSLKREGQTGNDYGQTAIDTLVSLMTGKEYGGKFAVILAGYPEEMRQFLDANPGLRSRFPQSNLFHLPDYSNDELLRIAEQAAQDNDYAMTEGAKLELRDRIENERVDDTFGNARTVRNLVLEAIFKKGSRQTELDDFSTYTLLEKEDFESPSNQSAERPLDRLNALVGLDTVKSEVTSLISFVRMQQLRKDKGLPAVPIQLHSVFTGNPGTGKTTVAKIYAELLKECGMLKRGHLIVSSRADFVAGYVGQTAIKTKKKIREALGGVLFIDEAYSLLGQSSGDFGKEVIDTIVDEMTRHNENLVVILAGYPAEMDLLLESNPGLRSRFKKFFHFPDYSVSDLLLIIKNYAGKYQYRISADVESFLSDKLSEADIKGNGRFATNLVDEAVQSQAYRLIDRETFEDLDEDVLYLDKQDFEAALKKIIG comes from the coding sequence ATGAATCAGCAAAAAAAACAAATTCCTATGGATGAACAAATCAAGCTGTGGGAAGAAGAGATACATACAAAAGGCTATATTCAAGATGAAGCAAGTTTAATCACGGCGATCAGGAGCCTGACTAAAAGCGAGGACAAAGTAAAGTTGTCGCAAACCTTGACTCTGGCTGCACAATCTCGTGCAAAACGGAACGGGTTTGATTCACTCGTGCTTGAGTGGTTAAAGACTGCGATAGAAAGTGACTCTGCAAACAAGAAAGCAAAATCCCTGCTCGCCAGGAATCAATGGAAAAACAAAGGGAATCTATTTGACCAGCTCGTTTATCCGCGAATCAGGGAAACGGATAACCGCGCCTTAAAAAAGAAAACAGCAGAGCAGTATATCGATATTTCGCAGCAGTTCCTGTCTCATGCCGAAGAAGAGCTTGATGACCTGAAAGGACAGCATTTTGACAAAGACACAGAAAGTGAGTCGAAGTTCAACAGGCTGACCGGTTTATTGGAAAAAGCTATCGAAGAAACGGCAGCCCTCTTGAAAGCAACAGAGCTATATGAAGAGTCAGTCACCGGTGTTTTTCATACAGCCATCCATTATGAAGAAATGCAGAAAAGGTTGCATTCCCTTGAAGAAATCAGGCTGCTTTGGGAACAAGAGTTTCAGGAGGATAGTGAGATTGAAAAACAGGCTGAAAGCGATCCTCTGGCTGAGTTGAATAAAATGGTAGGCCTCGAGTCGGTAAAAGACAGAGTGAATGATTTTTACCGCTTCCTGAAGTATCAGCAAAAACGGAAAGAGCTTGGTCTGCAAACAAAAGATGATCAGAGCTTGAATATGGTTTTGACCGGGAATCCTGGGACAGGGAAAACTTCGTTAGCACGGTTGCTTGCAAAAATTTATCATCAGCTAGGAGTACTTCCCCGGGAAGAAATAATCGAGGCAGACCGCTCCCAGCTTGTCGGAGCTTATGTCGGCCAAACAGAAGAAAATGTCAGGAAGGTTGTCGAGCAAGCCCTTGGCGGGGTGTTATTCATTGATGAGGCATACAGCCTTAAACGTGAAGGCCAGACTGGAAATGACTATGGCCAAACTGCGATCGATACCCTGGTATCCTTAATGACCGGGAAAGAATATGGTGGGAAATTCGCTGTGATCCTCGCTGGTTACCCTGAGGAAATGCGCCAATTTCTAGATGCCAATCCAGGTTTAAGATCACGTTTTCCTCAATCGAATTTATTCCACCTCCCGGATTACTCAAATGATGAGCTGTTGCGAATTGCTGAGCAGGCGGCACAGGATAATGATTATGCAATGACAGAAGGAGCAAAGCTGGAGCTCAGAGATCGCATTGAAAACGAAAGAGTAGATGATACTTTCGGAAATGCAAGGACGGTTCGGAATCTCGTGTTGGAGGCCATTTTCAAAAAGGGATCCAGACAGACAGAACTAGATGATTTTTCCACATATACTTTGTTGGAAAAAGAAGATTTTGAATCTCCATCGAATCAATCAGCGGAAAGGCCACTAGACCGGCTTAACGCACTAGTTGGACTGGACACTGTAAAATCAGAGGTCACATCTTTGATTTCATTTGTCAGGATGCAGCAGTTGAGGAAGGATAAAGGACTGCCGGCTGTGCCGATACAGCTTCACTCTGTTTTCACCGGTAATCCGGGGACAGGAAAAACCACGGTAGCAAAAATTTACGCAGAACTGCTGAAAGAATGTGGAATGCTTAAAAGGGGCCATCTAATTGTCAGCAGCAGGGCAGATTTTGTCGCTGGTTATGTTGGTCAGACAGCCATCAAGACAAAGAAAAAAATCCGTGAAGCCCTCGGAGGCGTGTTATTCATCGATGAAGCCTATTCATTGCTAGGTCAAAGCTCTGGCGATTTTGGCAAGGAAGTTATTGATACGATTGTTGATGAAATGACACGGCATAACGAAAATCTAGTCGTGATCTTAGCTGGCTATCCTGCGGAGATGGATTTGCTGCTTGAAAGCAATCCTGGCCTCAGATCAAGGTTCAAGAAGTTTTTCCACTTTCCGGACTATAGTGTGAGTGATTTGCTGCTGATCATCAAGAACTATGCTGGCAAATATCAATATAGGATCAGTGCAGATGTGGAATCGTTTCTGTCGGATAAACTTTCAGAAGCCGATATTAAAGGGAACGGCCGATTTGCAACTAACTTAGTAGATGAAGCAGTTCAATCCCAGGCATACCGTTTGATTGACCGCGAGACTTTTGAGGATTTGGATGAAGATGTTTTATACTTGGACAAGCAGGACTTTGAAGCAGCTCTAAAAAAGATTATCGGATAA
- the tlp gene encoding small acid-soluble spore protein Tlp, protein MANNTPKPDDRSDNVEKLQSMIHHTIENMEDAEAAMVNSSPEDQERIKAKNERRRESIDAFREEIKDEAHNQQ, encoded by the coding sequence ATGGCAAACAATACACCAAAGCCAGATGATCGAAGCGATAATGTGGAAAAGCTGCAATCCATGATCCATCATACGATTGAGAACATGGAAGATGCTGAAGCTGCAATGGTGAATTCCAGTCCTGAAGACCAGGAAAGAATCAAGGCGAAAAATGAACGCCGCCGCGAGAGCATTGATGCCTTTCGGGAAGAGATCAAGGATGAAGCGCATAACCAACAGTAA
- a CDS encoding acid-soluble spore protein N: MSNPKRDSKHHVPSHLGTQPRGFSGNKGKKMNDKSGEHAQVMQTKGE; encoded by the coding sequence ATGAGCAATCCTAAAAGGGACAGTAAGCATCATGTTCCAAGCCACCTTGGAACCCAGCCGCGTGGATTCAGCGGCAATAAAGGCAAGAAAATGAACGACAAGTCGGGTGAACATGCCCAGGTAATGCAAACTAAAGGTGAATAG
- a CDS encoding FbpB family small basic protein, protein MRKPRKRSFQELVMENKRQLLNDRDALEKIEAKLEQKHLGKAE, encoded by the coding sequence ATGAGAAAACCAAGAAAGCGTTCTTTTCAAGAACTTGTAATGGAAAACAAACGCCAACTTCTGAATGACCGTGATGCACTCGAGAAAATAGAGGCAAAGTTAGAACAAAAACACTTAGGGAAAGCTGAGTAA
- a CDS encoding redoxin domain-containing protein, producing the protein MVKKAIGAGILAGLVLFAIFQQFYSADEPLAIEATNATTGINAGMVAPNFTLKNLAGEEINLKDYRGKKVMLNFWATWCPPCKEEMPAMEKFYKENSKEVEILAVNLDPQNNVKGFVEENELTFPILLDEEGSTQQTYSVISIPTTLIIDEQGLILKKHIGSMTIEKMEELMK; encoded by the coding sequence ATGGTCAAAAAAGCGATTGGAGCAGGTATACTGGCTGGATTAGTTTTGTTTGCGATTTTCCAGCAGTTCTATTCCGCCGATGAACCACTGGCAATAGAAGCAACCAATGCAACGACTGGAATCAATGCGGGGATGGTGGCCCCAAACTTCACATTGAAAAACCTAGCTGGTGAAGAGATCAACCTGAAGGATTACAGAGGTAAAAAGGTGATGCTGAACTTCTGGGCCACGTGGTGTCCGCCCTGTAAAGAAGAAATGCCGGCGATGGAGAAGTTTTATAAGGAGAATTCAAAGGAAGTTGAGATTCTGGCTGTCAATCTGGATCCTCAAAACAATGTAAAAGGTTTTGTTGAGGAGAATGAATTAACCTTCCCAATCCTACTTGATGAAGAAGGATCTACACAGCAAACCTATTCAGTCATTTCCATTCCGACCACATTGATCATTGATGAACAGGGTTTAATTTTAAAGAAGCATATTGGTTCAATGACAATCGAGAAAATGGAGGAACTTATGAAGTGA
- the mtnA gene encoding S-methyl-5-thioribose-1-phosphate isomerase, translating into MEGTFLQSVKYDGEKLYILDQTKLPEVTEFLEINKIEDVWDAIKQLKVRGAPAIGIAAAYGLVLGIKDAPENNFEIFYEYFKKQADYLATSRPTAVNLFWALNRMDSCAKKSNGVPVAEIKRVLEQEAHEIRREDENVCSSIGENALTLFEDGMTVLTHCNAGGIATARYGTALAPIYLAKERGMDIKVFADETRPLLQGARLTAWELMQAGIDVTLITDSMAAMVMQQGKVQAVIVGCDRVAANGDVANKIGTYGVALLAKAHNIPFYVAAPLSTIDLETKTGEEIPIEERAAEEITAGFGKSTAPEGVKVFNPAFDVTPYHLITAIITEKGIMRGNYSEELPRLFDK; encoded by the coding sequence ATGGAAGGAACCTTTTTACAGTCTGTTAAATATGACGGTGAAAAACTATATATTTTGGATCAAACAAAACTGCCCGAGGTTACTGAGTTCCTGGAAATCAACAAAATTGAGGATGTTTGGGATGCGATTAAACAGCTCAAAGTCAGGGGTGCACCAGCCATTGGAATTGCCGCTGCTTACGGGTTGGTTCTTGGAATCAAGGATGCTCCTGAGAATAACTTTGAAATTTTTTATGAGTATTTTAAAAAGCAAGCCGATTATCTAGCCACATCTCGTCCCACTGCTGTCAATTTATTCTGGGCATTGAATAGAATGGACTCTTGTGCAAAAAAATCAAACGGTGTACCTGTAGCTGAGATCAAGAGAGTATTGGAGCAAGAAGCCCATGAAATTCGGAGGGAAGATGAGAATGTCTGCAGTTCCATTGGCGAAAATGCTTTGACTTTATTTGAAGATGGGATGACCGTATTGACGCATTGCAACGCCGGAGGCATTGCCACAGCAAGGTATGGTACAGCACTCGCTCCAATTTATTTGGCCAAGGAACGAGGAATGGATATAAAGGTATTTGCTGATGAAACCCGTCCGCTGCTGCAGGGTGCGCGACTGACAGCCTGGGAATTGATGCAGGCTGGAATCGATGTTACCCTTATCACTGATAGCATGGCGGCCATGGTCATGCAACAGGGAAAGGTACAAGCAGTCATCGTAGGTTGTGATCGAGTGGCAGCCAACGGCGATGTAGCTAATAAAATTGGTACATATGGTGTTGCTTTACTTGCCAAAGCGCATAATATTCCATTTTATGTGGCTGCCCCACTCTCGACAATTGATCTGGAAACCAAAACAGGTGAAGAAATACCGATTGAGGAACGTGCTGCAGAAGAAATCACTGCAGGCTTTGGAAAATCAACAGCCCCTGAAGGCGTTAAGGTTTTTAACCCAGCATTTGATGTGACACCCTATCATTTAATCACAGCGATCATAACAGAAAAAGGAATCATGCGTGGAAACTATAGCGAAGAACTGCCGCGCTTATTTGATAAATAG
- a CDS encoding DUF3231 family protein translates to MNIFEVMKDAFSPFMDGDKKPLHVGEVMNLWFYLHGTEQTLRYDQHAYNLAQDPELKEKIVDIIENVHRPMIDELTKFFKDEGIPLPDVGAEKIVGEYQALPEGARMNDEEIANLIAYNLVVGITSATRGITESVRSDVGYLFAKYHMKKVTFSLTLKTLMQEKGWLRVPPYYVTGKQ, encoded by the coding sequence TTGAATATCTTTGAAGTAATGAAGGATGCTTTCAGCCCTTTTATGGACGGCGATAAAAAGCCCTTGCACGTTGGAGAAGTAATGAATCTATGGTTTTACCTCCATGGAACGGAACAAACGCTTAGATACGACCAGCACGCATATAATTTAGCCCAGGATCCAGAATTAAAAGAAAAAATAGTAGATATCATCGAAAATGTACACAGGCCTATGATTGATGAATTGACAAAGTTTTTCAAGGATGAAGGTATTCCTCTCCCTGATGTTGGAGCAGAAAAAATTGTTGGTGAATACCAGGCACTTCCTGAAGGGGCAAGAATGAATGATGAGGAAATTGCCAATTTAATTGCATACAATCTTGTGGTAGGAATCACTTCTGCTACAAGAGGAATTACCGAATCCGTCAGATCGGATGTTGGCTATTTATTTGCAAAGTACCATATGAAGAAAGTCACCTTTTCTTTAACGCTCAAAACACTTATGCAGGAAAAGGGTTGGCTAAGAGTGCCGCCATATTATGTTACCGGTAAGCAGTAA
- a CDS encoding LysR family transcriptional regulator — translation MDIRQMKYFIAIAEERNITAAAHRLHMSQPPLSLQLKQMEEELGVMLVERHGKKLELTDKGELLYRHALNIVHAFEEVKNELQETDEGRKGNLSVGINTLSVPEFPEWLESFHASYPLVYLRIVQNDSAYLAELVKNRTIELGLVRLPLANQDLNYLHLYNESFIFVCRQNGNEKISMEEISHYPLILPSTEGLGSYSIIHAAFTKAQLPLQVISECSDMNVLMQLVSSGIGSTIIPESVFQSYGHSNLFAREITDAGLRSSVGLIWLKQHHLSRPARNFIDLLKMRLGINEAGHE, via the coding sequence ATGGATATTAGACAAATGAAGTATTTCATCGCAATAGCAGAGGAAAGGAATATAACAGCTGCAGCCCACAGACTGCATATGTCACAACCTCCTTTAAGCCTTCAATTGAAACAAATGGAGGAGGAATTAGGAGTAATGCTTGTTGAGCGTCATGGGAAAAAACTTGAATTGACTGATAAGGGTGAACTGTTATACAGACATGCACTGAATATTGTGCATGCATTTGAGGAAGTGAAAAATGAACTTCAAGAGACTGATGAAGGGAGGAAGGGGAATTTATCGGTTGGGATCAATACACTTTCTGTACCGGAATTTCCTGAATGGCTCGAATCATTCCATGCATCCTATCCGCTTGTTTATTTGCGAATCGTACAAAATGATTCAGCGTACCTTGCTGAACTCGTGAAAAATCGGACAATTGAACTCGGTCTAGTCAGGTTGCCTCTGGCCAATCAGGATTTGAATTACCTCCATTTATATAATGAATCCTTCATTTTTGTTTGCAGGCAAAATGGCAATGAAAAGATTTCAATGGAAGAAATCAGTCATTATCCATTAATTCTTCCTTCGACGGAAGGGCTTGGAAGCTACAGTATCATACACGCCGCTTTTACTAAGGCTCAGCTTCCTCTTCAAGTCATTAGCGAATGCTCGGATATGAATGTATTGATGCAATTGGTCTCCTCGGGGATTGGTTCGACTATAATACCTGAATCAGTTTTTCAATCATATGGACACTCAAACCTGTTCGCGCGGGAAATTACTGATGCCGGTTTGAGATCTTCCGTGGGGTTAATCTGGTTAAAACAACATCACCTCTCCAGACCTGCAAGAAATTTTATTGATTTGTTAAAAATGAGGCTCGGGATCAATGAAGCTGGTCATGAATAG
- a CDS encoding NCS2 family permease, producing MDKLFDLKGHGTTFGREISAGLISYITVVYIIIVNATILAAAGIPLEAGIIATILTVFAGCLLMGFWSNTPILVIPGMGLNAMFTYTIVQSGGFTWQEALAMVFVSGILFMLLAFTPLAKTIVASIPDSLKEAITVGIGILLILIGFDNSGIISSSEHTLLEIGDLSSSTALITLVGLIVTVILFIKNVPGNLLLSIVFTSVLSLVFGDFQSGGVSWSMPSFGEYTSVFGQMSFAQAGNFVFWLTAFSLAMVVIFENIGLIHGHTKMLKQPQKFKKSLQANSISVATAGIFGTSPTVSSVESAAGIAAGGRTGLTSVTTGVLFLASIVLIPVIKIVPESAVSPVLILIGILMLQNITNIKLDDLLESFPALLIIVLIPLTYSIADGMAIGFILYPLLKLLMGKGREIQPALYMIALLFLGNFVLQYAL from the coding sequence ATGGATAAATTATTTGATTTAAAAGGACATGGTACAACATTCGGAAGAGAGATATCTGCAGGTCTAATCTCCTATATAACAGTTGTATACATTATCATTGTCAACGCAACAATATTAGCAGCAGCGGGAATACCACTAGAAGCCGGGATCATCGCTACGATCCTTACCGTATTCGCAGGCTGTTTGCTAATGGGATTCTGGAGCAATACTCCAATTCTAGTGATACCGGGCATGGGATTAAATGCGATGTTTACATATACAATCGTGCAATCCGGCGGTTTCACATGGCAAGAGGCCCTCGCGATGGTTTTCGTTTCGGGTATCCTTTTCATGCTTTTAGCCTTCACTCCGCTGGCTAAGACCATTGTCGCATCCATCCCCGACTCTTTGAAGGAAGCTATTACAGTCGGTATAGGAATACTCTTGATATTGATTGGTTTTGATAATAGCGGAATTATTTCAAGTTCAGAGCACACCTTACTGGAAATTGGCGACTTAAGCAGCTCTACGGCATTGATCACCTTGGTAGGTTTAATTGTCACAGTGATCTTGTTCATTAAAAATGTTCCAGGCAACCTGTTGTTGAGCATCGTTTTCACGTCTGTACTTTCCTTAGTCTTCGGTGATTTCCAAAGTGGCGGAGTTTCGTGGAGCATGCCTTCATTTGGTGAATACACTTCTGTTTTCGGTCAAATGTCATTTGCCCAGGCAGGTAATTTCGTATTCTGGCTGACAGCCTTTTCGCTTGCCATGGTCGTCATTTTTGAGAACATCGGCCTGATCCATGGCCATACAAAAATGCTGAAACAGCCTCAAAAATTCAAGAAATCTCTTCAGGCTAATTCGATTTCTGTTGCAACTGCAGGGATATTCGGCACTAGTCCAACAGTATCATCTGTAGAGAGTGCTGCCGGAATTGCGGCTGGCGGCCGAACAGGATTAACGAGTGTTACTACAGGTGTCCTGTTCCTTGCATCCATCGTATTGATTCCTGTCATAAAAATAGTTCCAGAAAGTGCGGTTTCACCGGTCTTGATTTTAATAGGAATATTGATGCTCCAGAATATCACGAACATCAAGCTTGATGATCTTCTGGAAAGCTTCCCTGCACTTTTGATTATTGTATTGATTCCATTAACCTACAGCATTGCCGATGGCATGGCGATTGGATTCATTCTTTATCCACTCCTGAAACTTCTAATGGGTAAAGGACGGGAAATCCAGCCTGCGCTTTATATGATCGCATTGTTGTTCCTGGGAAATTTCGTTTTGCAGTATGCCCTATAG
- the acnA gene encoding aconitate hydratase AcnA yields MSNQDIFNARSSFEVDGKRYHYYSLAALEKAGIGNVSKLPYSVKVLLESVLRQHDGFVITKEHVENLAKWGTSEVKEVDVPFKPSRVILQDFTGVPAVVDLASLRKAMADMGGDPQKINPEKPVDLVIDHSVQVDKYGTPDALNVNMELEFERNAERYQFLSWAQKAFDNYRAVPPATGIVHQVNLEYLANVVHAVENADGDFETFPDSLVGTDSHTTMINGIGVLGWGVGGIEAEAGMLGQPSYFPVPEVVGVKLVGDMPNGATATDLALKVTQVLRSKGVVGKFVEFFGPGVVTLPLADRATVANMAPEYGATCGFFPVDGEALDYMRLTGRSEDHIKVVEAYCKENGLFFDPALEPVYTDVVEINLSEIEPNLSGPKRPQDLIPLSAMQKSFKEALTAPAGNQGFGLDKKEIEKEAVVEFANGDKTTMKTGAIAIAAITSCTNTSNPYVLVGAGLVAKKAVELGMEVPKFVKTSLAPGSKVVTGYLRDSELLPYLETLGFNLVGYGCTTCIGNSGPLKPEIEKSVAESDLLVTSVLSGNRNFEGRIHPLVKANYLASPPLVVAYALAGTVDIDLQNDPIGKDKDGNDVFFKDIWPSTAEVNEVVHRVVTPELFRREYETVFTDNEKWNEIQTNSDPLYTFDEDSTYIANPPFFEGLTPEAGEVAPLNNLRIVGKFGDSVTTDHISPAGAIGKDTPAGKYLREKGVEPRDFNSYGSRRGNHEVMMRGTFANIRIRNQIAPGTEGGFTTYWPTNEVMSIFDACMKYKEQGTGLMVIAGKDYGMGSSRDWAAKGTNLLGIKTVIAESFERIHRSNLVLMGVLPLQFKAGENAETLGLTGRESFDVQIDEKVRPRDIITVTATDEDGNKKTFEALVRFDSEVEIDYYRHGGILQMVLRDKLKA; encoded by the coding sequence ATGTCAAACCAAGATATTTTTAACGCCCGCAGTTCATTTGAAGTTGACGGGAAACGCTATCATTACTATAGCCTGGCAGCATTGGAAAAGGCTGGAATCGGCAATGTATCAAAACTGCCTTACTCAGTTAAGGTATTGCTTGAGTCCGTGCTTCGCCAGCATGATGGCTTTGTGATCACTAAAGAGCATGTTGAAAATCTAGCAAAATGGGGAACTAGCGAAGTGAAAGAAGTGGATGTGCCTTTCAAGCCTTCACGTGTCATTCTTCAAGACTTCACTGGTGTACCTGCAGTCGTTGACCTTGCTTCACTAAGAAAAGCAATGGCTGACATGGGTGGGGACCCGCAAAAAATCAATCCTGAAAAGCCGGTTGATCTAGTAATCGACCACTCTGTACAGGTTGATAAATATGGAACTCCAGACGCACTTAACGTGAACATGGAACTTGAATTCGAACGTAACGCAGAACGTTACCAGTTCTTGAGCTGGGCACAGAAAGCTTTCGATAACTACCGTGCTGTTCCGCCGGCAACAGGCATCGTTCACCAGGTTAACCTTGAATACCTTGCAAACGTTGTTCACGCTGTTGAAAATGCAGATGGTGATTTCGAAACTTTCCCTGATTCTTTGGTAGGTACTGACTCTCATACGACAATGATCAACGGTATCGGCGTTCTTGGATGGGGCGTAGGCGGTATTGAAGCAGAAGCTGGTATGCTTGGCCAGCCTTCATACTTCCCAGTGCCGGAAGTAGTCGGTGTTAAATTGGTTGGAGATATGCCAAACGGCGCGACTGCAACTGACCTTGCACTTAAAGTGACTCAGGTTCTTCGCAGCAAAGGCGTTGTTGGCAAATTCGTCGAGTTCTTCGGACCTGGCGTTGTTACACTTCCACTTGCTGACCGTGCTACTGTTGCCAACATGGCACCAGAATACGGCGCTACTTGCGGATTCTTCCCAGTAGACGGAGAAGCTTTGGATTACATGCGTTTAACTGGACGCTCAGAAGACCACATTAAAGTGGTTGAGGCATACTGCAAGGAGAACGGTTTATTCTTCGATCCTGCATTAGAGCCAGTTTATACTGATGTTGTTGAAATCAACCTTTCAGAAATCGAGCCTAACCTTTCTGGTCCAAAGCGTCCACAGGATTTGATTCCACTTTCTGCTATGCAGAAATCCTTCAAGGAAGCATTGACTGCTCCTGCAGGAAACCAGGGATTCGGCCTCGATAAGAAAGAGATCGAAAAAGAAGCAGTTGTTGAGTTCGCTAATGGCGATAAAACAACAATGAAGACTGGTGCAATTGCCATTGCGGCGATCACTAGCTGTACAAATACATCTAACCCATACGTACTTGTAGGTGCAGGTCTGGTTGCTAAAAAAGCTGTTGAACTTGGCATGGAAGTTCCTAAGTTCGTTAAGACTTCATTGGCACCAGGTTCAAAGGTTGTTACTGGATACCTTCGTGATTCAGAATTGCTTCCTTACCTTGAAACTCTTGGTTTCAACCTTGTTGGTTATGGATGTACGACATGTATCGGTAACTCCGGTCCATTAAAGCCTGAAATCGAAAAGTCTGTAGCTGAAAGCGACCTTCTAGTTACTTCAGTCCTTTCCGGTAACCGTAACTTCGAAGGACGAATCCATCCACTTGTTAAAGCAAACTACCTGGCTTCACCGCCGTTGGTTGTTGCTTATGCACTTGCTGGTACTGTGGACATCGATCTTCAGAATGACCCAATCGGAAAAGACAAAGATGGCAACGATGTATTCTTCAAGGATATCTGGCCATCAACTGCAGAAGTGAACGAAGTTGTTCACCGCGTAGTAACTCCAGAGCTATTCCGCAGAGAATATGAAACTGTATTCACTGACAATGAGAAGTGGAACGAGATCCAGACAAACAGCGATCCTCTTTACACTTTCGATGAGGATTCAACATATATTGCAAACCCTCCGTTCTTTGAAGGCTTGACTCCAGAGGCTGGGGAAGTTGCTCCATTGAACAACTTGCGCATTGTCGGCAAGTTCGGTGACTCTGTAACAACAGACCATATTTCTCCTGCAGGTGCGATCGGAAAAGATACGCCAGCTGGAAAATACCTGCGTGAAAAGGGTGTAGAGCCACGCGACTTCAACTCTTACGGTTCACGCCGTGGTAACCACGAGGTCATGATGCGCGGAACATTCGCAAACATCCGTATCCGCAACCAAATCGCTCCTGGCACAGAAGGCGGCTTCACAACTTACTGGCCAACGAACGAAGTCATGTCCATCTTTGATGCTTGCATGAAGTACAAAGAGCAGGGCACTGGCCTAATGGTTATCGCAGGAAAAGATTACGGTATGGGATCATCCCGTGACTGGGCTGCGAAGGGTACTAACCTACTAGGAATCAAGACTGTTATCGCTGAAAGCTTCGAGCGTATCCACCGTTCAAACCTTGTATTGATGGGCGTTCTGCCTCTTCAATTCAAAGCTGGCGAAAACGCTGAAACTCTTGGACTGACAGGTAGAGAATCATTCGACGTCCAGATCGATGAAAAGGTTCGCCCACGCGACATCATCACTGTGACAGCTACTGACGAAGACGGCAACAAGAAAACTTTCGAAGCTCTTGTACGTTTCGATTCAGAAGTAGAAATCGATTACTACCGTCACGGCGGAATCCTGCAAATGGTCCTTCGTGATAAGTTAAAAGCATAA
- the sspO gene encoding small acid-soluble spore protein O encodes MVKRKANHVIPGANAAKAQGNGAGYNEEMANEPMTEVEKQNNKKRKKNQ; translated from the coding sequence GTGGTAAAAAGAAAAGCAAATCATGTCATTCCTGGAGCGAATGCTGCAAAAGCTCAGGGCAATGGCGCAGGTTATAACGAAGAAATGGCAAACGAACCTATGACTGAAGTCGAAAAACAAAATAATAAGAAACGAAAAAAGAATCAGTAA
- a CDS encoding small acid-soluble spore protein P has product MNKNDSKDMRKNAPKGDQDSQPAPLSGSKKVKNRNHTRQKHNSHHDM; this is encoded by the coding sequence ATGAACAAAAACGATTCCAAGGATATGCGCAAAAATGCTCCTAAGGGCGACCAAGACAGCCAGCCTGCTCCATTAAGCGGTTCGAAGAAAGTGAAGAATCGCAATCACACTCGCCAGAAACATAATTCGCACCACGATATGTAA